A genomic region of Rhizobium sp. NXC24 contains the following coding sequences:
- a CDS encoding Dabb family protein codes for MILHCVFLRLKSAMTQDEKKELFESVAALQQVIPGILDVKYGPNVSPEGLHGGFVDGFVVTFESPEARDAYLVHPEHVAVGERLVSSTDGGLAGLLVFDLNI; via the coding sequence ATGATCCTGCATTGCGTTTTCCTGCGGCTCAAATCCGCCATGACACAGGATGAGAAAAAGGAGCTTTTCGAATCCGTCGCCGCCTTGCAGCAGGTCATTCCCGGCATTCTCGATGTCAAATATGGGCCGAATGTCTCGCCGGAGGGGCTGCATGGCGGCTTCGTTGATGGCTTTGTGGTGACGTTCGAGAGCCCTGAAGCGCGCGACGCCTATCTCGTGCATCCCGAACACGTTGCTGTCGGTGAGCGTCTCGTCTCCTCGACTGACGGCGGCCTCGCCGGCCTGTTGGTCTTTGATCTCAATATTTAA
- a CDS encoding GNAT family N-acetyltransferase, producing the protein MSHILDRPAWNALRTAHATLAEGNERARRYPPSIVPFAAPADDTAESLEALENLPAADEAMALVEANPIAIPPRLTVVSEGKLVQMIPERPYQRISDSRIESLTEADAPEMLALATLTKPGPFTLRAQSLGTFWGIKIEGRLIAMAGQRMRQPGFAELSGLCTHPDFRGRGLGTLLFRFVAGEISARNETAYLHAYATNAPAISLYKAMGFRLRSEMNLTIVTPRR; encoded by the coding sequence ATGAGCCATATTCTCGACCGCCCGGCCTGGAACGCCCTTCGAACTGCCCATGCGACACTGGCGGAAGGCAACGAGCGCGCCCGCCGCTATCCGCCCTCCATCGTGCCCTTCGCAGCCCCCGCCGATGATACGGCGGAAAGCCTCGAGGCTCTGGAAAATCTGCCGGCCGCTGACGAGGCCATGGCGCTCGTCGAAGCCAATCCCATCGCAATCCCGCCGAGACTGACGGTCGTCTCTGAAGGCAAGCTGGTGCAGATGATCCCCGAACGGCCTTATCAGCGGATCTCGGACAGCAGGATCGAGTCGCTAACGGAAGCCGATGCACCTGAGATGCTCGCCTTGGCCACGCTGACCAAGCCCGGTCCCTTTACCCTGCGCGCCCAAAGCCTCGGCACCTTTTGGGGCATCAAGATTGAGGGCCGGCTCATCGCCATGGCCGGCCAGCGCATGCGCCAGCCCGGTTTTGCCGAACTCAGCGGCCTTTGCACCCATCCCGATTTTCGGGGACGCGGCCTCGGCACCCTGCTCTTCCGCTTCGTTGCCGGCGAGATCTCCGCGAGGAACGAAACCGCTTATCTGCATGCATATGCAACGAACGCGCCGGCCATCTCGCTTTACAAGGCGATGGGTTTTCGCCTGCGTTCCGAGATGAATCTCACCATCGTCACGCCCCGCCGGTAA
- a CDS encoding MarR family transcriptional regulator, with amino-acid sequence MAEDIVKSLGFLCLGSRFRRIGERLQADTQQIMGELGVSLQSAQYPFLAAIDRAGPLTIGELAQAVGITQPGATRTVSQLLELGYVDMQASPEDQRRRLVSLTPEGQELVDYSKRSVWPRIEQAVIELCGESSGPILEQLTAIENGLAEAPLARRGKLDKEQKP; translated from the coding sequence GTGGCTGAAGATATCGTGAAATCGCTGGGTTTCCTCTGCCTCGGCAGCCGCTTTCGCCGCATCGGCGAGCGCCTTCAGGCCGATACCCAGCAGATTATGGGAGAGCTCGGCGTCTCCCTCCAATCCGCCCAATATCCTTTCCTCGCGGCGATCGACCGCGCCGGCCCGCTTACCATCGGTGAGCTTGCCCAGGCTGTCGGCATCACCCAGCCAGGGGCCACGCGGACCGTCTCGCAGCTTCTGGAACTGGGTTACGTCGACATGCAGGCCTCACCCGAGGATCAGCGCCGAAGACTGGTTTCCCTAACACCGGAAGGACAGGAACTCGTCGATTACTCGAAACGATCAGTCTGGCCGCGCATCGAACAGGCTGTCATCGAGCTCTGCGGCGAGAGTTCCGGGCCGATCCTGGAACAGCTTACTGCAATCGAGAACGGGCTTGCCGAAGCGCCGCTTGCCCGTCGAGGCAAACTCGACAAGGAGCAGAAACCATGA
- a CDS encoding zinc ABC transporter substrate-binding protein → MTRHRLLLSAALPAFIAFGIAAPASAETLDVVASFTVLADVVKQVGGEHVKVSSLVGPNGDPHEFEPSPTDAKRLNAAKVTFVSGEGLEGWMDRLIKASGYKGTPIVASDGINTRTMVDDGKTVTDPHVWNSPVNVKIWVANIEKALSAADPADAADFKANAERYTKTLTDLDAYAHSKFDKIAEDRRKILTSHDAFGYFGREYNVTFLSPLGVSTETEASAAGVAKLIEQIRTEHVMTYFFENSNDPRLVKQVAKATGAQPGGELYVEALSKANGPAPTYEKMFRYNVDQLAAAMAKSS, encoded by the coding sequence GTGACCAGACACAGACTGCTTCTCTCCGCTGCGCTGCCGGCCTTCATCGCCTTCGGCATAGCGGCGCCCGCTTCGGCGGAAACCTTGGATGTCGTCGCCTCCTTCACCGTGCTTGCCGATGTCGTCAAGCAGGTTGGCGGCGAGCATGTGAAGGTGTCGAGCCTTGTCGGCCCGAACGGCGATCCCCATGAATTCGAGCCTTCACCAACCGACGCCAAGAGGCTCAATGCCGCCAAGGTCACCTTCGTCAGCGGCGAAGGTCTGGAAGGTTGGATGGATCGGTTGATCAAGGCTTCCGGCTACAAGGGCACGCCGATCGTCGCCTCTGACGGCATCAATACCCGCACCATGGTCGACGACGGCAAGACCGTCACCGATCCGCATGTCTGGAACAGCCCGGTCAATGTGAAGATCTGGGTCGCCAATATCGAAAAGGCGCTATCCGCCGCCGATCCGGCCGACGCCGCCGATTTCAAGGCCAATGCTGAGCGCTATACCAAGACACTGACGGATCTCGACGCCTATGCGCACAGCAAGTTCGACAAGATTGCAGAGGATCGCCGTAAGATCCTGACCAGCCACGACGCGTTCGGCTATTTCGGGCGTGAATACAACGTCACCTTCCTGTCGCCGCTCGGCGTCTCGACCGAGACCGAAGCCTCGGCCGCCGGCGTCGCCAAGCTGATCGAGCAGATCAGGACCGAACATGTGATGACCTATTTCTTCGAGAATTCGAATGATCCGCGCCTGGTCAAGCAGGTCGCCAAGGCCACCGGCGCGCAGCCCGGCGGCGAACTCTACGTCGAGGCCCTCTCCAAGGCCAATGGGCCGGCTCCGACATATGAAAAAATGTTCCGTTATAACGTTGATCAACTCGCCGCGGCGATGGCGAAATCGAGCTGA
- a CDS encoding metal ABC transporter permease, which yields MTAYDIFLAPFADYGFMRRALVACLCLGLGSGPIGVFLMLRRMSLMGDAMSHAVLPGAAIGYLIAGSLSLTAMGLGGLVAGLSVALLSGLVSRMTVLQEDASFASFYLTSLALGVLIVSLRGSNIDLLHVLFGTILAIDAPALYQIGAITTVTLLALAVIYRPLVVECFDPGFLRAVGGRGAVYHFLFLLLVVLNLVASFQALGTLMAVGLMMLPAAIAQLWSRSLPAMMAIAAATATASGYIGLIASYHLEFASGPTIIITASLIYGFSILFAPSGLARRFIPRPHLRG from the coding sequence ATGACGGCCTATGACATCTTCCTCGCGCCCTTTGCCGATTACGGTTTCATGCGGCGCGCGCTCGTCGCCTGCCTTTGCCTCGGGCTCGGCTCCGGACCGATCGGCGTCTTCCTGATGCTCCGGCGGATGAGCCTGATGGGCGACGCCATGAGCCATGCCGTACTACCGGGGGCGGCCATCGGCTATCTGATTGCCGGCTCGCTGTCGCTGACGGCCATGGGTCTCGGGGGGCTTGTTGCCGGCCTGTCGGTGGCGCTGCTCTCGGGGCTCGTCAGCCGCATGACGGTGCTGCAGGAGGATGCGAGTTTCGCCAGCTTCTATCTGACGTCGCTCGCGCTCGGTGTGCTCATCGTATCGCTGCGCGGCTCCAATATCGATCTTCTGCATGTGCTCTTCGGCACCATCCTCGCGATCGACGCCCCTGCCCTCTACCAAATCGGCGCGATCACCACGGTGACGCTCCTGGCGCTCGCCGTCATCTATCGGCCATTGGTGGTGGAATGCTTCGATCCCGGCTTTCTCCGCGCCGTCGGTGGCCGGGGAGCGGTCTATCATTTCCTCTTTCTGCTGCTGGTGGTGCTCAATCTCGTCGCCAGCTTCCAGGCACTCGGCACGCTGATGGCGGTCGGGCTGATGATGCTGCCGGCGGCGATCGCGCAGCTTTGGTCGCGCAGCCTGCCGGCGATGATGGCGATCGCAGCGGCAACCGCGACCGCGTCGGGCTATATCGGGCTCATCGCCTCCTATCACCTCGAATTCGCTTCCGGCCCGACCATCATCATCACGGCGAGCCTGATCTACGGCTTTTCCATTCTCTTCGCACCCTCGGGCCTCGCCCGCCGGTTTATTCCCCGTCCCCATCTCAGGGGCTAA
- a CDS encoding ABC transporter ATP-binding protein, with the protein MSAQIRLDNLTVTYERHPAVHHVSGAFQAGSLTAIAGPNGAGKSTLLKAIIGELRPAEGSIDRGALTRNDFGYLPQAADIVRRFPISVADTIMLGAWKNSGAFRRFSHADAERARDALAVVGLAGFERRHIGSLSAGQFQRVLFARLLLQDARVILLDEPFTAIDQRTTRDLLDIVLRWHSDGRTVIAVLHDFDQVRAHFPETLLIARELVGWGRTEDVMSSDNLIKARAMAERWDEDAGDCLPERAPTHRGLAKREPAE; encoded by the coding sequence ATGAGTGCTCAGATCCGTCTCGACAACCTCACCGTCACCTATGAACGCCATCCAGCCGTGCATCACGTTTCTGGTGCCTTCCAGGCCGGCAGCCTGACGGCGATTGCCGGACCGAACGGGGCGGGCAAGTCGACGCTCCTGAAGGCGATCATCGGCGAATTGAGACCGGCGGAAGGCTCGATCGATCGCGGCGCGCTGACGCGCAATGATTTCGGCTATCTGCCGCAGGCGGCCGATATCGTCAGACGTTTTCCGATCTCGGTGGCCGATACCATCATGCTCGGCGCCTGGAAAAATTCCGGCGCCTTCAGGCGTTTCTCACACGCGGATGCCGAGCGTGCCCGTGATGCGCTGGCGGTCGTGGGCCTGGCGGGCTTCGAGCGTCGGCACATCGGCTCACTCTCGGCCGGGCAATTCCAGCGCGTACTTTTTGCGCGGCTGCTGCTGCAAGATGCCCGCGTCATCCTTCTCGACGAGCCCTTTACCGCCATAGACCAGCGCACGACACGCGACCTGCTCGATATTGTCTTACGTTGGCACAGTGACGGGCGCACGGTGATTGCGGTGCTGCATGATTTCGATCAGGTGCGCGCGCATTTTCCGGAGACGCTGCTGATCGCCCGTGAACTCGTCGGTTGGGGCCGGACAGAGGATGTGATGAGCTCCGATAATCTCATCAAGGCGCGGGCCATGGCGGAGCGTTGGGACGAGGACGCCGGAGACTGCTTGCCGGAACGGGCGCCTACCCATCGGGGGTTAGCGAAGCGGGAGCCGGCCGAATGA
- a CDS encoding type II toxin-antitoxin system ParD family antitoxin, producing the protein MNVSIGDRWEKFIEKTVEEGRYSSASEVVREGLRLVEEREAKIASLRLTLEASIASGGDISDEELDASLDAVEAQLKQEGY; encoded by the coding sequence ATGAACGTCTCGATTGGTGATCGTTGGGAAAAGTTCATCGAAAAAACAGTCGAAGAAGGGCGCTACAGCTCTGCCAGCGAGGTCGTCCGTGAAGGTCTCCGTCTTGTAGAGGAGCGTGAGGCGAAAATCGCATCGTTGCGGCTCACCCTGGAGGCATCAATTGCGAGCGGGGGCGACATATCTGATGAGGAGCTGGATGCATCGCTGGATGCGGTGGAAGCCCAGCTAAAACAAGAAGGCTATTGA
- a CDS encoding type II toxin-antitoxin system RelE/ParE family toxin → MPRIRYLASARADFDSIYRYIRQEGGSAESARNFIGRLRGKCRNLAELPGQMGRARPELLTDVRSFAFRGYVIFFRYVDDVFEVVNIIEGHRDLESHFDGDR, encoded by the coding sequence GTGCCGCGCATTCGGTATCTAGCGAGCGCCAGAGCCGATTTCGATAGTATCTATCGATATATCAGACAAGAAGGCGGGAGCGCAGAAAGCGCTCGAAATTTTATCGGCAGACTTCGTGGCAAATGTCGTAATTTGGCAGAGCTACCTGGTCAAATGGGTCGTGCAAGACCGGAATTGCTTACCGATGTTCGCAGTTTTGCATTTCGCGGCTATGTGATCTTCTTCCGCTACGTGGATGATGTTTTTGAAGTTGTGAACATCATCGAAGGTCATCGAGACCTTGAAAGTCATTTCGACGGGGATCGCTAG
- a CDS encoding peroxiredoxin produces the protein MTIAIGDKLPAATFKEKTADGPVELTTEQLFAGKRVVLFAVPGAFTPTCSLNHLPGYLENRDAILAKGVDDIAVVAVNDWHVMGAWAQSSGGMGKIHFLADWNASFAKALGLDIDLSAGGLGVRSKRYSMLVEDGVVKTLNIEESPGQATVSGAAAMIGQL, from the coding sequence GAAAAGACCGCCGACGGCCCGGTGGAACTGACCACCGAACAGCTTTTTGCCGGCAAGCGTGTCGTGCTTTTCGCCGTCCCCGGTGCCTTTACGCCGACCTGCTCGCTGAACCATCTGCCGGGCTATCTGGAAAACCGTGATGCTATCCTCGCAAAGGGCGTCGACGACATCGCTGTCGTTGCCGTTAACGATTGGCATGTCATGGGCGCGTGGGCGCAATCCTCCGGCGGCATGGGGAAAATCCACTTCCTCGCCGACTGGAACGCCTCTTTCGCCAAGGCGCTCGGCCTCGATATCGACCTTTCCGCCGGCGGCCTCGGCGTCCGCTCGAAGCGCTATTCTATGCTGGTGGAAGACGGCGTGGTGAAGACGCTCAACATCGAGGAAAGCCCCGGCCAGGCAACCGTGTCGGGTGCCGCAGCGATGATCGGGCAGCTTTAA